A genome region from Carya illinoinensis cultivar Pawnee chromosome 2, C.illinoinensisPawnee_v1, whole genome shotgun sequence includes the following:
- the LOC122295394 gene encoding uncharacterized protein LOC122295394 — translation MSTLRFTAKLPQYLISAGAATARRSTWIARGNFVSAAPRPLQYSEKDKEDADAHHERTIEAAEAVTKGAREVRQTCEFLRDTASSTAKSATKMTEKVSETAESITEKTKGTVSGVWGTAKNAAEIIKDKVLDKD, via the exons atgtcAACCTTAAGGTTTACTGCAAAGCTTCCTCAATATCTGATCTCCGCCGGAGCGGCCACAGCCAGAAGGAGTACTTGGATCGCTAGGGGTAATTTTGTCAGTGCTGCCCCAAGACCATTGCAA TACTCTGAGAAGGATAAAGAGGATGCAGATGCACATCATGAGAGGACGATAGAAGCTGCGGAGGCAGTCACAAAAGGGGCAAGAGAAGTGAGGCAGACCTGCGAATTCTTAAGGGACACCGCCAGCTCTACTGCGAAAAGT GCCACCAAAATGACCGAAAAAGTATCTGAAACAGCGGAAAGCATCACAGAGAAGACAAAGGGCACGGTCTCCGGCGTATGGGGAACAGCCAAGAATGCCGCCGAGATTATCAAGGACAAAGTTCTGGACAAGGACTAA
- the LOC122301882 gene encoding uncharacterized protein LOC122301882, with protein MIGLSWNCRGFGNPHIVRELHRLVKTKCPNFVFLIETKCSRKKVEEIRNKVGFDSSFVIDSRGFSGGLTFLWNSSDNFNLESYSQQHISLILKKAEVNTEIQFTRFYGSPYTVKRNDSWKLLKLLKPRQDKPWFCFGDFNEILHQHEKKGIATRPYNQMEEFREAMETCGLADCGFEGQKYTWNNNREGTLLTKERLDHAMGNLPLSSVFSEINICGQVAYTSDHCSLVMYLGNEERHAALIERRREKIFRYEASWNLRDECSNLINTYWSQQQEREGNKMRLV; from the coding sequence ATGATAGGTCTTAGCTGGAACTGTAGAGGGTTTGGAAACCCTCATATAGTTAGAGAGCTGCATCGATTGGTGAAAACAAAGTGTCCTAATTTTGTATTCCTAATAGAGACTAAATGTAGTAGAAAGAAAGTAGAAGAGATAAGAAATAAGGTAGGTTTTGACAGTAGTTTTGTGATAGATAGCAGAGGTTTTAGTGGAGGTTTGACTTTTTTGTGGAATAGCAGTGACAACTTCAATCTTGAATCATATTCCCAGCAGCATATATCTCTTATTTTGAAGAAGGCAGAGGTTAACACAGAAATTCAGTTCACTAGGTTCTATGGTAGCCCGTATACTGTTAAAAGGAATGATAGCTGGAAGTTATTGAAACTTTTGAAACCTAGACAGGATAAACCTTGGTTCTgttttggagattttaatgagattcttCATCAACATGAAAAGAAAGGGATAGCTACAAGACCATACAATCAAATGGAGGAGTTCAGAGAAGCAATGGAGACATGTGGCCTGGCTGATTGTGGTTTTGAAGGACAAAAATATACCTGGAATAATAACAGAGAAGGTACTCTTCTCACTAAAGAAAGATTAGATCATGCCATGGGAAATTTGCCACTATCAAGTGTATTTTCTGAGATTAACATTTGTGGTCAAGTTGCCTACACCTCAGATCATTGCTCTCTGGTGATGTATTTGGGAAATGAAGAAAGACATGCAGCTCTTATAGAAAGGAGAAGGGAAAAGATATTTAGGTATGAAGCAAGCTGGAACCTAAGGGATGAATGTAGCAACTTGATAAATACATATTGGTCTCAACAACAAGAAAGGGAGGGGAATAAGATGAGGCTAGTCTAA
- the LOC122300823 gene encoding glycine-rich protein 23-like, translating to MQKYWCVIFVLFSVLVHASSREMPSNGGHDDVQTLLMHASAPEAAESHSVTGVRDKKNFIYGGVGGFAGMGGFAGVGPGVLPILGGGVGGAAGLGGAGGLGGVGGLGGPGGLGGGVGGAGGQGGAAGGPGLGGDHGGVLPLP from the coding sequence ATGCAGAAGTACTGGTGCgtgatttttgttcttttttcagTGCTTGTCCATGCAAGTTCACGCGAAATGCCTAGTAATGGTGGTCATGACGACGTCCAAACACTACTTATGCATGCTAGTGCACCAGAGGCGGCAGAGTCCCATAGCGTCACTGGCGTTAGAGACAAGAAGAATTTTATATACGGAGGTGTTGGTGGCTTTGCGGGGATGGGTGGTTTTGCGGGAGTTGGGCCGGGTGTGCTGCCAATCCTTGGTGGCGGCGTTGGGGGTGCAGCTGGTCTCGGTGGTGCCGGCGGTCTCGGAGGTGTTGGCGGTCTAGGTGGTCCTGGTGGCTTAGGTGGCGGAGTTGGCGGTGCCGGTGGCCAGGGTGGTGCTGCTGGCGGTCCGGGACTTGGTGGTGACCATGGTGGAGTTCTCCCACTTCCTTGA